The Drosophila nasuta strain 15112-1781.00 chromosome 2L, ASM2355853v1, whole genome shotgun sequence genome window below encodes:
- the LOC132791463 gene encoding uncharacterized protein LOC132791463: MWTNNYWTFTYRNTLASISNDFKSTDEYESETTESKGLPSTYLNNALRTQLLLLDYKQFKAARIIQKTFRGWRVRNHMVKQSNAAKIIQRVWRRYLVGRNLQMIAEEKVQQSMEILFNSSSVKIQASFRGWWTRKHVNNTSYLHTLQLNAVQDILYEMIGSLHTMKRSNVLPGISTFYNQECMDKVQNLLSTLSYRMYNEVVARRQLRTNLRLKEDLEMWKKSQLYTLVPYMGISCEPSMHYIDMGPSTEDFKEIGLVKCILEANNKIHKTKRKSIEKVKGRFSEHSFPDNQSMFCREMMEKIKKWKALQDTGLGKSLQNRYSQEYMPDFLSDIKSYLESHNYMENCYCKPVPTRSCPWT; this comes from the exons ATGTGGACCAATAACTATTGGACTTTCACATATCGCAACACGTTGGCCAgtatttcaaatgatttcAAAAGTACTGACGAGTATGAAAGCGAGACTACTGAGTCCAAGGGATTACCCTCAACATATCTAAACAATGCACTGCG CACCCAACTGCTTCTACTCGATTACAAGCAATTTAAAGCAGCTCGAATTATCCAAAAGACTTTTCGGGGCTGGCGAGTGCGCAATCACATggtaaagcaaagcaatgcaGCTAAAATTATTCAGAGAGTGTGGCGACGTTATCTTGTGGGACGTAATCTCCAGATGATCGCAGAAGAAAAGGTACAGCAATCGATGGAGATTTTGTTCAACTCGAGCTCTGTTAAGATACAAGCCTCATTTCGTGGTTGGTGGACACGCAAGCATGTGAATAATACAAGCTATCTGCATACTCTTCAGTTAAATGCTGTCCAGgatattttatatgaaatgaTAGGCAGCCTTCACACAATGAAAAGATCTAACGTGCTGCCAGGAATATCGACATTTTATAATCAGGA ATGCATGGATAAAGTGCAGAATCTGCTTTCGACATTGTCATATAGAATGTACAATGAAGTTGTAGCTAGACGCCAGTTGAGAACCAATCTTCGTCTTAAAGAAGATTTGGAGATGTGGAAAAAATCGCAGCTATATACTTTGGTGCCCTATATGGGTATTAGCTGTGAGCCGTCAATGCATTACATTGACATGGGACCCTCCACAGAGGACTTTAAGGAAATTGGATTGGTAAAATGTATTCTGGAAGCTAACAACAAGATTCATAAGACCAAACGAAAGTCAATTGAGAAGG TTAAGGGAAGATTTTCAGAGCATAGTTTTCCCGATAACCAGAGCATGTTCTGCCGTGAAATGATGGAGAAGATAAAAAAGTGGAAAGCTCTTCAAGATACAGGTTTGGGCAAATCATTGCAAAATAGATATTCGCAGGAGTATATGCCAGACTTCTTGTCTGATATTAAATCGTATCTGGAATCTCATAATTATATGGAAAACTGTTACTGCAAACCTGTTCCGACACGTTCATGTCCTTGGACATAA